Proteins encoded within one genomic window of Candidatus Methylomirabilota bacterium:
- a CDS encoding ATP-dependent Clp protease ATP-binding subunit — MFERFTERARRVIILAREEAGRFRHDFVGTEHILLGLIRDGEGIATAVLQRLGLRLETVKAEVERALAGFPKTLTFGEVPFTPQAKRVLELSIEEARQLGHNYIGTEHLLLGLMKEGQSIAAKILESLGARLDEVRQETLALLGDQYYPRPKKRSQTPVLDEFARDLTQLAREGKLDPVIGREMEIERVIQILARRTKNNPVLIGEPGVGKTAIVEGLAQRIVGHEVPDVLAQKRLLQLDLGALVAGTKYRGQFEERLKAVMKEIRPSENVVLFLDELHTLIGAGAAEGAIDASNMLKPALSRGEIQTIGATTLDEYRKYIEKDGALERRFQPVIVRAPSVPESIEIIKGLRHKYEAHHRVKITDEAIDAAVKLADRYITDRQLPDKAIDVIDEASSRTRLMALTPPPEIKEIGKEVERVVREKDMYLEAQEFEKAASLREKEKLLRGRDEEMKREWDKRKGKGPQTVSEEDIEYIVSRWTGIPLSKLEEKESAKLARMEEALHGRIVGQKDAVMAVARAIRRSRAGLKDSRRPVGSFIFLGPTGVGKTELARALAEYLFGDENALIRVDMSEYMEKFSVSRLLGAPPGYVGYEEGGFLTEKVRRRPYSVVLFDEIEKAHPDVFNMLLQVLDDGRLTDSVGHVVDFKNTILIMTSNLGTSFIGKRTAPGFLAEGEGETHDKMKEKVLDELKRAFRPEFINRVDDIIVFHALSREHITAIVRLMLTRINAQISDKGIQLEPTEAALDLLVKKGYDPTYGARQLRRTIQKEVEDPLAEAIVRGQFADGARIEVDVNGDGFIFREIQIAEPRLALAEH; from the coding sequence GTGTTCGAGAGATTTACCGAGAGGGCGCGGCGGGTCATCATCCTGGCGAGAGAGGAGGCGGGCCGGTTCCGCCACGACTTCGTCGGGACCGAGCATATCCTGTTGGGGCTGATCCGGGACGGCGAAGGCATAGCCACCGCCGTCCTCCAGCGACTCGGGCTCCGCCTGGAAACGGTCAAGGCGGAAGTCGAGCGGGCCCTGGCCGGCTTCCCCAAGACCCTGACCTTCGGTGAAGTGCCGTTCACCCCCCAGGCCAAGCGCGTCCTCGAGCTGTCCATCGAGGAAGCGCGCCAGCTCGGCCACAACTACATCGGGACCGAGCACCTCCTGCTGGGTCTCATGAAAGAGGGCCAGTCCATAGCCGCCAAGATCCTCGAGTCTCTCGGGGCGCGTCTCGACGAGGTGCGGCAGGAGACCCTGGCCCTCCTGGGTGACCAGTACTACCCGCGGCCGAAGAAGCGCTCCCAGACCCCCGTCCTCGACGAGTTCGCGCGCGACCTGACCCAGCTGGCCCGGGAGGGCAAGCTCGACCCGGTCATCGGGCGCGAGATGGAGATCGAGCGGGTGATCCAGATCCTGGCCCGCCGGACCAAGAACAATCCTGTCCTCATCGGCGAGCCGGGCGTGGGCAAGACGGCCATCGTCGAAGGGCTCGCCCAGCGCATCGTCGGGCACGAAGTACCGGACGTGCTCGCCCAGAAGCGCTTGCTCCAGCTCGACCTGGGAGCCCTGGTGGCCGGGACCAAGTATCGCGGCCAGTTCGAAGAGCGCCTCAAGGCCGTCATGAAGGAGATCCGCCCGTCGGAGAACGTCGTGCTCTTCCTCGACGAGCTCCATACGCTGATCGGGGCGGGGGCGGCCGAAGGCGCCATCGATGCCTCGAACATGCTGAAGCCGGCCCTCTCCCGCGGCGAGATCCAGACCATCGGCGCCACCACCCTCGACGAGTATCGCAAGTACATCGAGAAGGATGGCGCCCTCGAGCGACGCTTCCAGCCCGTCATCGTGCGGGCCCCTTCCGTGCCCGAATCGATCGAGATCATCAAGGGGCTCCGTCACAAGTACGAGGCGCATCATCGGGTGAAGATTACCGACGAGGCGATCGACGCGGCGGTCAAGCTCGCCGATCGCTATATCACAGATCGCCAGCTGCCCGACAAGGCCATCGACGTCATTGACGAGGCGTCCTCGCGGACGCGGCTCATGGCCCTCACGCCGCCCCCGGAGATCAAGGAGATCGGCAAGGAAGTCGAGCGCGTCGTCCGTGAGAAGGACATGTACCTCGAGGCGCAGGAGTTCGAGAAGGCCGCCTCCCTCCGGGAGAAGGAAAAGCTCCTGCGCGGTCGCGACGAGGAAATGAAGCGGGAGTGGGACAAGCGCAAGGGCAAGGGTCCGCAGACGGTCAGCGAGGAGGACATCGAGTACATCGTGTCCCGCTGGACGGGGATCCCCCTGTCCAAGCTCGAGGAGAAGGAATCGGCGAAGCTCGCCCGGATGGAAGAGGCCCTCCACGGGCGCATCGTGGGACAGAAGGACGCGGTGATGGCCGTGGCGCGGGCCATCCGGCGCTCGCGGGCCGGGCTCAAGGACAGCCGCCGTCCCGTGGGCTCGTTCATCTTCCTCGGGCCCACCGGAGTGGGGAAGACCGAGCTCGCCCGGGCCCTCGCGGAGTATCTCTTCGGGGACGAGAACGCCCTCATCCGGGTGGACATGTCCGAGTACATGGAAAAGTTCTCGGTGTCGCGCCTCCTCGGCGCCCCTCCCGGCTATGTGGGGTACGAAGAGGGTGGGTTCCTGACCGAAAAAGTGCGCCGGCGGCCCTACTCCGTCGTCCTCTTCGACGAGATTGAGAAGGCCCATCCCGATGTCTTCAACATGCTCCTACAGGTGCTCGACGACGGCCGCCTCACGGACTCCGTGGGCCACGTGGTCGACTTCAAGAACACCATCCTCATCATGACCTCGAATCTGGGCACGAGCTTCATCGGCAAGCGCACGGCCCCGGGCTTCCTGGCCGAGGGCGAGGGCGAGACGCACGACAAGATGAAGGAAAAGGTCCTCGACGAGCTCAAGCGCGCCTTCCGGCCGGAGTTCATCAACCGGGTCGACGACATCATCGTGTTCCACGCGCTGTCGAGGGAACACATCACGGCCATCGTCCGCCTCATGCTGACCCGCATCAATGCCCAGATCTCCGACAAGGGCATCCAGCTCGAGCCCACGGAGGCCGCCCTGGACCTCCTCGTGAAGAAGGGCTATGACCCCACCTACGGGGCGCGCCAGCTGCGGCGGACCATTCAGAAAGAGGTCGAGGATCCGCTCGCGGAGGCCATCGTGCGCGGACAGTTCGCCGACGGCGCGCGGATCGAGGTGGACGTAAACGGAGACGGCTTCATCTTCCGGGAGATACAGATCGCCGAGCCGCGGCTCGCGCTGGCCGAGCACTAG
- a CDS encoding ABC transporter ATP-binding protein — MSEPLLAVRELEKEYRVGPEIVRVLRGVSLAVNQGESVALIGASGVGKSTLLHLLGGLDRPTGGQVLFSGEDMYARSESSLARLRRTEIAFIFQFYNLLGEMTALENAMLPARLQRLSATEARERGAGALHEVGLGDRLGHRPGELSGGEQQRVAIARALVAQPKVILADEPTGNLDPKTSEVIWDLFMRLQAERRLAIVVATHNHDLARRADRGYRLLEGRAVAWP, encoded by the coding sequence ATGAGTGAGCCCCTCCTCGCCGTACGAGAGCTCGAGAAGGAGTATCGGGTGGGGCCGGAGATCGTCCGGGTCCTGCGCGGCGTCAGCCTTGCCGTCAATCAAGGGGAGAGCGTGGCCCTCATCGGCGCCTCCGGGGTGGGGAAGTCGACCCTGCTCCATCTCCTGGGCGGGCTGGACCGGCCCACGGGAGGTCAGGTCCTGTTCTCCGGTGAGGACATGTACGCCCGCTCCGAGAGCTCGCTGGCGAGGCTCCGCCGCACGGAGATCGCCTTCATCTTCCAGTTCTACAACCTGCTCGGCGAGATGACGGCGCTCGAGAACGCCATGCTGCCCGCTCGGCTCCAGCGCCTGTCGGCCACCGAGGCCCGGGAGCGGGGAGCGGGCGCCTTGCACGAGGTCGGGCTGGGTGATCGCCTCGGCCACCGACCGGGAGAGCTCTCGGGTGGCGAGCAGCAGCGCGTGGCCATAGCCCGAGCCCTGGTCGCTCAGCCGAAGGTGATACTGGCCGATGAGCCCACCGGCAATCTCGATCCAAAGACGAGCGAGGTGATCTGGGACCTTTTCATGCGGCTTCAGGCCGAGCGTCGACTCGCCATCGTCGTCGCCACCCACAATCACGACCTGGCCCGGAGGGCGGACCGCGGCTACCGTCTGTTGGAGGGACGCGCCGTCGCCTGGCCCTGA
- a CDS encoding FtsX-like permease family protein: MAGRGLPVELFLSLRYLRARGQRANLSLFVWIGVGGVFLGVSALIVVLAVMTGFQDGIKEKIIAANPHILVVDPSGRGIEDGPGVAARVQPVAGVRSATPFVLQQALFTGQRGGATGGLLRGVDLAAPAVRKQLQADIGAGSLEPLLRTSGEPALLLGRELARTLGLAPGDHVTVISPQGAMTAVGLVPKMRRFEVAGYVEIGLYEYDASMAYTSLAAAQEFAGLGERVSGVEIKLNDPFDAKAVGRRVAAAAGPGLWIRDWMGMNRNLFAALQLEKLALFVIVTIIVLVAGFAIIGHLVLLVAEKRKEIGILKAMGASAGSIGTVFLVTGMLIGGVGTLGGSLFGLLLIWVQNTYKIIRLAGDVYQIDHLPMKLTWLDFTLVTSATLLISFLATLSPARRAARLDPVEVLRYE, translated from the coding sequence ATGGCCGGACGCGGCCTGCCCGTCGAACTCTTCCTCTCGCTGCGCTACCTGCGCGCGCGCGGCCAGCGGGCCAACCTCTCTCTCTTCGTGTGGATCGGCGTGGGCGGCGTCTTCCTCGGCGTCAGCGCCCTGATCGTCGTCCTGGCCGTGATGACCGGATTCCAGGACGGCATCAAGGAGAAGATCATCGCGGCCAACCCGCACATCCTCGTGGTGGACCCGAGCGGCCGCGGGATCGAGGACGGCCCGGGGGTGGCCGCGCGCGTCCAGCCGGTGGCCGGCGTGCGCTCGGCCACGCCGTTCGTGCTGCAGCAGGCGCTCTTCACCGGTCAGCGCGGCGGCGCCACCGGCGGTCTTCTCCGCGGCGTCGACCTCGCCGCGCCCGCCGTGCGCAAGCAGCTCCAGGCCGATATCGGCGCGGGCAGCCTCGAGCCGCTCCTCCGGACCTCGGGCGAGCCCGCTCTCCTGCTCGGGCGCGAGCTCGCGCGCACGCTCGGGCTCGCGCCGGGGGATCACGTCACCGTCATCTCCCCGCAGGGGGCGATGACCGCCGTCGGCCTCGTGCCCAAGATGCGGCGCTTCGAGGTGGCCGGCTACGTCGAGATCGGGCTCTACGAGTACGACGCCTCCATGGCCTACACCTCGCTGGCCGCGGCCCAGGAGTTCGCCGGGCTGGGCGAGCGCGTCTCCGGTGTCGAGATCAAGCTGAACGACCCCTTCGATGCCAAGGCCGTGGGGCGGCGCGTGGCGGCGGCGGCGGGGCCCGGGCTCTGGATCCGCGACTGGATGGGGATGAACCGCAATCTGTTCGCCGCCCTCCAGCTCGAGAAGCTCGCGCTCTTCGTCATCGTCACCATCATCGTCCTCGTGGCGGGCTTCGCCATCATCGGGCACCTGGTGCTCCTCGTGGCCGAGAAGCGAAAGGAAATCGGCATCCTCAAGGCCATGGGCGCCTCGGCAGGCAGCATAGGCACCGTCTTTCTTGTCACGGGCATGCTGATCGGCGGCGTCGGCACCCTCGGGGGCAGCCTCTTCGGGCTCCTCCTGATCTGGGTCCAGAACACCTACAAGATCATCCGCCTGGCCGGTGACGTCTACCAGATCGACCATCTGCCCATGAAGCTGACGTGGCTCGACTTCACGCTGGTGACCTCCGCCACGCTGCTGATCTCCTTTCTCGCCACGCTGTCGCCCGCGCGCCGCGCCGCTCGGCTCGACCCCGTCGAGGTCCTCCGGTATGAGTGA
- the lysS gene encoding lysine--tRNA ligase, whose amino-acid sequence MSAPPPPATPPPSPPPPHGQPGDPNPLVRRRLEKLEALRESGVNPFGQRFPVTHGGGELARRYPDASDEALKAAGPVTVAGRVVALRHHGKTCFAHLQDQSGQIQLYARADALGERYAAFTELDVGDFIGVTGDLFRTRTGELTVAVRVFEFLAKSLRPLPEKWHGLKDVETRYRRRYVDLVMNPQVRETFVVKSRLIRELRAFLDARGFLEVETPMMQPIPGGASARPFVTHHNALDMPLYLRVAPELYLKRLVVGGLDRVYEINRNFRNEGISTQHNPEFTMLEFYQAYADYEDLMALTEEMLAHLGTQLLGRTALQYQGEAIDLAGPWRRVPFFDAISKALGLAVGPDTDAEALGKAAGAAGVPAPKPGTGVTGLWKDVFDTLVEPGLIQPTFITDFPIELSPLSKRKPDDPRLVDRFELYICRREIANAYSELNDPIDQRRRFEEQARERERGDEEAHWMDEDFVRALEYGMPPTAGEGIGIDRLAMLFTDSPSIRDVILFPHLRPERRAAGEPASADEESEA is encoded by the coding sequence ATGAGCGCCCCGCCACCTCCGGCTACCCCGCCACCGTCGCCGCCGCCGCCGCATGGACAGCCCGGCGATCCCAATCCGCTCGTCCGGCGCCGGCTCGAGAAGCTCGAGGCGCTCCGCGAGAGCGGGGTCAATCCGTTCGGCCAGCGCTTCCCGGTCACCCACGGGGGCGGGGAGCTCGCGCGCCGCTACCCGGACGCCTCGGACGAGGCGCTCAAGGCGGCCGGACCCGTCACCGTGGCGGGACGGGTGGTCGCCCTGCGGCATCACGGCAAGACCTGCTTCGCCCACCTGCAGGACCAGAGCGGGCAGATCCAGCTCTACGCGCGGGCCGACGCCCTCGGCGAGCGGTATGCGGCATTCACCGAGCTCGACGTGGGCGACTTCATCGGCGTCACGGGAGATCTCTTCCGGACGCGGACGGGGGAGCTGACGGTGGCCGTGCGCGTCTTCGAGTTCCTCGCCAAGTCGCTCCGGCCGCTGCCCGAAAAGTGGCACGGGCTCAAGGACGTCGAGACGCGCTATCGGCGGCGCTATGTCGATCTCGTGATGAATCCGCAGGTGCGCGAGACCTTCGTGGTGAAGAGCCGGCTCATCCGTGAGCTGCGCGCCTTCCTCGACGCGCGCGGCTTTCTCGAGGTCGAGACGCCCATGATGCAGCCCATTCCCGGTGGGGCGTCGGCCAGGCCCTTCGTCACGCACCACAACGCCCTGGACATGCCACTCTACCTTCGCGTCGCCCCCGAGCTCTATCTCAAGCGTCTGGTCGTGGGCGGCCTCGACCGCGTCTACGAGATCAACCGCAACTTTCGCAACGAGGGCATCTCGACCCAGCACAACCCCGAGTTCACCATGCTCGAGTTCTACCAGGCCTATGCCGACTACGAGGACCTGATGGCCCTGACCGAGGAGATGCTTGCCCACCTCGGCACGCAGCTCCTCGGCCGCACCGCGCTCCAGTACCAGGGCGAGGCCATCGACCTCGCCGGGCCCTGGCGCCGAGTGCCGTTCTTCGACGCGATCTCGAAGGCTCTCGGTCTCGCGGTGGGGCCGGACACCGACGCGGAGGCGCTCGGGAAGGCGGCGGGGGCCGCCGGCGTGCCCGCCCCGAAGCCGGGCACGGGCGTGACTGGCCTCTGGAAGGACGTCTTCGACACCCTGGTGGAGCCGGGCTTGATCCAGCCGACCTTCATCACCGACTTCCCGATCGAGCTCTCTCCCCTGTCCAAGCGCAAGCCGGATGATCCGCGCCTGGTCGACCGCTTCGAGCTCTACATCTGCCGGCGGGAGATCGCCAACGCCTATTCCGAGCTCAACGATCCCATCGACCAGCGGCGGCGATTCGAAGAGCAGGCGCGCGAGCGCGAGCGCGGCGACGAAGAGGCGCACTGGATGGACGAGGACTTCGTGCGGGCTCTGGAATACGGCATGCCGCCCACGGCCGGAGAGGGGATAGGCATCGACCGGCTGGCCATGCTCTTCACCGACTCTCCGTCGATCCGGGACGTCATCCTCTTTCCGCACCTCCGCCCCGAGCGTCGCGCGGCGGGCGAGCCCGCGTCTGCGGACGAGGAATCCGAAGCCTGA
- the prfB gene encoding peptide chain release factor 2 (programmed frameshift), producing MLGDLKRDLADVEKRLQDLGGIFDLPAKEARLALIDQEMSAPAFWDDSRKAQALVQERAELARTVGRFRELAQQAEDLRVLWEMATEAGDESEASDIEKGLASLARDLETFAFKIVLSGPQDKKNAILSIHPGAGGTESQDWAQILMRMYLRWAERAGFKAEVLDLLPGEEAGIKSVTIEITGEYAYGYLKSEIGVHRLIRISPFDASKRRHTSFASVSVIPEVEDVEVVVKDEEIRVDVYRSSGPGGQGVNTADSAVRITHLPTGIVVACQNERSQLRNRDTAMRILKSRLYQVYEKKQREELAELSGEKKEIAFGSQIRTYTFHPYQIIKDHRTGVEVGNVEAVMDGGIDPFIEAYLRQPRSA from the exons ATGCTCGGCGACCTCAAGCGAGATCTGGCCGACGTCGAGAAGCGCCTCCAGGACCTC GGGGGCATCTTTGACCTTCCCGCCAAGGAGGCGCGGCTGGCCCTGATCGACCAGGAGATGTCGGCGCCCGCCTTCTGGGACGACAGCCGCAAGGCCCAGGCCCTCGTCCAGGAGCGCGCCGAGCTCGCCCGCACCGTCGGTCGTTTCAGGGAGCTTGCCCAGCAGGCCGAAGACCTTCGTGTCCTCTGGGAGATGGCCACCGAAGCGGGCGATGAGAGCGAGGCTTCGGATATCGAAAAGGGGCTCGCCTCGCTCGCGCGCGACCTCGAGACCTTTGCTTTCAAGATCGTGCTCTCCGGGCCCCAGGACAAGAAGAACGCCATCCTCTCGATACATCCCGGGGCGGGCGGCACGGAGTCGCAAGACTGGGCCCAGATCCTCATGCGCATGTACCTGCGCTGGGCGGAGCGGGCCGGCTTCAAGGCCGAGGTCCTCGACCTCCTGCCGGGGGAAGAGGCAGGCATCAAGTCTGTCACCATCGAGATCACGGGCGAATATGCCTACGGGTATCTCAAGAGCGAGATCGGCGTGCACCGGCTGATCCGCATCTCACCCTTCGACGCCTCCAAGCGTCGCCACACCTCCTTCGCCTCGGTATCGGTGATCCCGGAGGTCGAGGACGTGGAGGTGGTGGTCAAGGACGAGGAGATTCGCGTCGACGTGTATCGCTCCTCGGGGCCGGGCGGGCAGGGCGTCAACACGGCGGACTCGGCGGTGCGGATCACGCACCTGCCCACGGGAATCGTGGTGGCCTGCCAGAACGAGCGCTCCCAGCTGCGGAACCGCGACACCGCCATGCGCATCCTCAAGTCGCGCCTCTACCAGGTTTACGAGAAGAAGCAGCGCGAGGAGCTGGCGGAGCTGAGCGGAGAGAAGAAGGAGATCGCCTTCGGCAGCCAGATCCGGACGTACACGTTCCATCCCTACCAGATCATCAAGGATCACCGGACGGGCGTCGAGGTGGGCAATGTCGAGGCGGTCATGGACGGCGGGATAGATCCCTTCATCGAGGCGTACCTTCGGCAGCCGAGATCGGCATGA
- the lnt gene encoding apolipoprotein N-acyltransferase — MGFRPGWPGAHARRRLGLLVSGAAGALAFPTGDWSLFAWVWLVPVLVSASERSPRGALGDGWLAGLSFFLVLLRWLDHTFQGYSAIPWPLTWLPIAALAAYCGLYVGAMAAVVSWLGSRLGRGWGLAAAPGLWVAGEWIRGWLMGGFPWGLLGYSQHRALAVIQIAEIGGVYAVSLLIVAVNAALASWCVLGFRRSAPGITTAAVLAAGSLAFGWWVLAHEYGPAARPPVQSIEVAVIQPAIAQSLKWDPAHQAEALDRYERLTREAARSKPAVILWPETAAPIFLRGDPVLLLRLTALSAELGAPILVGSIDRLPGPRAQFLNSAFLLGEQGIRAKYDKIHLVPFGEYVPLAGLIGFVRSWAEFISDFAAGNSQTVFELPGAPFGTVICYEVIFPELFRDFVVGGASFMANITNDAWFGRTSGPWQHLGTLPLRAVENRVAIARAANTGISGFVSPSGMVGPIMPLFERGYLSARVAQRARTTLYTRWGDWLPYLCLALSGIAAGTAFRRRAA, encoded by the coding sequence ATGGGGTTTAGGCCGGGCTGGCCGGGAGCTCATGCTCGCCGGCGGCTCGGTCTTCTCGTCTCGGGCGCGGCAGGGGCGCTGGCCTTTCCCACGGGCGACTGGTCGCTCTTTGCCTGGGTATGGCTGGTGCCCGTCCTCGTGTCGGCATCGGAGCGGTCTCCGCGCGGCGCGCTCGGCGACGGATGGCTGGCGGGACTGAGCTTCTTCCTCGTTCTTCTCCGCTGGCTCGATCACACCTTCCAGGGCTATAGCGCCATCCCCTGGCCGCTAACCTGGCTTCCTATCGCGGCGCTGGCCGCCTACTGCGGGCTCTACGTCGGGGCGATGGCCGCCGTGGTGTCGTGGCTGGGAAGCCGGCTCGGTCGTGGCTGGGGGCTGGCCGCGGCGCCCGGACTATGGGTGGCCGGCGAGTGGATTCGCGGCTGGCTCATGGGCGGCTTCCCCTGGGGACTGCTCGGCTACTCTCAGCACCGGGCGCTCGCCGTCATCCAGATCGCCGAGATCGGCGGCGTCTACGCGGTCTCCCTGCTGATCGTCGCGGTCAATGCCGCCCTGGCGTCTTGGTGCGTGCTGGGCTTTCGTCGATCCGCGCCCGGCATTACCACGGCGGCTGTCCTCGCGGCGGGATCGCTCGCGTTCGGCTGGTGGGTTCTTGCTCACGAATACGGCCCGGCCGCCCGCCCCCCCGTCCAGTCCATCGAGGTCGCCGTGATCCAGCCCGCGATCGCGCAGTCCCTCAAGTGGGATCCCGCCCATCAGGCCGAGGCTCTCGACCGCTACGAGCGGCTCACCCGGGAGGCGGCGCGCTCCAAGCCCGCCGTCATCCTCTGGCCTGAGACGGCAGCGCCCATCTTCCTGCGCGGCGATCCCGTCCTCCTCTTGCGGCTCACCGCGCTGTCAGCGGAGCTTGGAGCGCCCATCCTGGTCGGCTCCATCGACAGGCTGCCGGGGCCTCGCGCTCAATTCCTGAACAGCGCTTTTCTGCTGGGAGAACAGGGGATTAGGGCCAAGTATGATAAGATTCACCTCGTGCCATTCGGCGAGTACGTTCCCCTCGCCGGTCTGATCGGCTTCGTCAGGAGCTGGGCCGAGTTCATCTCGGACTTCGCGGCCGGGAACAGCCAGACCGTATTCGAGCTGCCCGGGGCCCCATTCGGCACCGTGATCTGTTACGAGGTCATCTTCCCCGAGCTGTTCAGGGACTTCGTGGTCGGGGGTGCGAGCTTCATGGCGAATATCACCAACGATGCATGGTTCGGGCGCACGAGCGGGCCCTGGCAACATCTGGGCACGCTGCCCCTGCGCGCGGTCGAGAATCGCGTGGCCATCGCGCGAGCGGCGAACACGGGAATCTCGGGATTCGTGAGCCCATCGGGTATGGTGGGGCCGATCATGCCTCTCTTCGAGCGCGGCTACCTTTCGGCGCGCGTGGCCCAGCGCGCCCGGACCACGCTCTACACGCGCTGGGGCGACTGGCTGCCCTACCTCTGTCTCGCCCTCTCCGGGATCGCGGCGGGGACGGCTTTCCGCCGGCGAGCGGCCTAG
- a CDS encoding metallophosphoesterase family protein, producing the protein MRYAVLSDVHANLEALSAVLADAAQEGATGLLCLGDTVGYGADPVACVELLGERAVRMVAGNHEHGALGLMDLDWFNPAARAAALWTRDQLGPDHSGYLAALPLTAGLGEATCVHASPSRPEEWDYLISAEDGWSAFPDFSTRLCFVGHSHRPGVWSLGSSGPDFQDLGGPEGADRSIGFHDGRRYIVNVGSVGQPRDRDRRAAYMLWDEEARSVTLRRVAYDHRAAAAKILAASLPRVLADRLANGV; encoded by the coding sequence GTGCGCTACGCGGTGCTCTCGGACGTGCACGCCAATCTCGAGGCCCTGTCCGCCGTTCTCGCCGACGCCGCCCAGGAAGGGGCGACCGGTCTCCTCTGCCTGGGCGACACGGTGGGCTATGGGGCGGATCCCGTCGCGTGCGTGGAGCTCCTGGGCGAGCGGGCCGTGCGGATGGTCGCGGGAAATCACGAGCACGGCGCCCTGGGCCTGATGGACCTCGACTGGTTCAATCCCGCGGCCAGGGCCGCGGCGCTCTGGACCCGTGATCAGCTGGGGCCGGATCATTCGGGGTATCTGGCCGCCCTCCCGCTCACCGCCGGGCTCGGAGAAGCGACCTGCGTCCACGCCAGTCCGAGCCGCCCGGAAGAGTGGGACTATCTGATCTCGGCTGAGGATGGCTGGAGCGCGTTCCCCGACTTCTCGACTCGCCTCTGCTTCGTCGGTCACTCGCACCGGCCGGGGGTCTGGTCACTCGGTTCGAGCGGCCCCGATTTCCAGGATCTCGGTGGTCCCGAAGGGGCCGACCGAAGCATCGGGTTCCACGACGGACGGCGCTACATCGTCAACGTGGGGAGCGTGGGTCAGCCGCGGGACAGGGATCGGCGGGCCGCCTACATGCTGTGGGACGAGGAAGCGCGCAGCGTGACGCTCCGGCGGGTGGCGTACGACCATCGCGCGGCCGCCGCCAAGATCCTCGCCGCCTCTCTGCCACGCGTGCTCGCGGATCGTCTCGCCAATGGGGTTTAG
- the nusB gene encoding transcription antitermination factor NusB gives MGKRRKARELALQLLYQLDLQGESSPEPHLDEFWMRHPVDAEVRDFTESLIRGTKFHETKIDEMISEYAQNWEIERMAVVDRNILRQGIFELLWAEEVPPKVAINEALEVAKKFSTQESSRFINGVLDRIHKELRPSD, from the coding sequence ATGGGCAAGCGCCGGAAAGCACGCGAGCTCGCGCTCCAGCTCCTGTACCAGCTCGATTTGCAGGGGGAGTCCTCGCCCGAGCCTCACCTCGACGAGTTCTGGATGCGACATCCGGTGGACGCGGAGGTGCGAGACTTCACGGAGTCCCTGATCCGGGGCACCAAGTTCCACGAGACGAAGATCGACGAGATGATCTCCGAGTACGCCCAGAACTGGGAGATCGAGCGCATGGCCGTGGTCGACCGCAATATCCTCCGCCAGGGCATCTTCGAGCTCTTGTGGGCCGAGGAAGTGCCGCCCAAGGTGGCCATCAACGAGGCGCTCGAGGTCGCGAAGAAGTTCAGCACGCAAGAATCGTCCCGCTTCATCAACGGTGTCCTGGACCGCATACACAAAGAGCTGCGCCCGTCCGACTGA